The following proteins are encoded in a genomic region of Deinococcus sp. YIM 134068:
- a CDS encoding IPT/TIG domain-containing protein: MVRFFVTSLLFAGVLASCAPRQQAGAGVTVTPVLVKLSEPAPRGGVLTVQGRYLGGPSTGRVRLGADATGAGGYVFPPAAVRSWTDQEIVLTLPSDAPVGGSWLFVEVGGKLSTGLPYSVRP, from the coding sequence ATGGTGCGTTTCTTCGTTACTTCACTGTTGTTCGCAGGGGTCCTGGCGTCATGCGCGCCGCGCCAGCAGGCCGGGGCGGGCGTCACGGTCACGCCCGTCCTCGTCAAGCTCTCCGAACCCGCCCCGCGCGGCGGCGTCCTCACCGTCCAGGGCCGCTACCTCGGCGGCCCCTCCACGGGCCGCGTGCGGCTGGGAGCCGACGCCACGGGCGCGGGCGGCTACGTCTTCCCCCCTGCGGCGGTCCGGTCGTGGACCGACCAGGAGATCGTCCTGACCCTTCCCAGCGACGCGCCCGTGGGCGGCTCGTGGCTGTTCGTGGAGGTGGGCGGAAAGCTCTCGACGGGGCTGCCGTACAGCGTCAGGCCGTAG